A part of Planctomycetota bacterium genomic DNA contains:
- a CDS encoding pyridoxal-dependent decarboxylase, whose protein sequence is MPQHQPQPQPELMPKAMPEPQPEPIPHMAPEEFRRLGERLLGWIADYWTRVEGLPVASRAAPGDVLRALPEFPPEAGEDLAAALLADLERIVLPGLTHWQHPMFFGFFPANISAPSVLGELLSAGLGVQGMLWATSPACTELEMRALDWLGHALGLPDAFLFRGGGGGVIDGTASEAVVSAITAARHRALRALSESSRRDAAGRLTLYTSTQAHSSIVKGAMVTGLALDAADRARVRLIDTDPAGAMDADALARAIDADRAAGLVPFFVSATLGTTGATAVDPLASIARVLARPPEPRPWLHVDAAHAGAMLVCPEFRSPAAGVEHADSFTFNPHKWLLTNFDCNCLWTRDPASLTASLSIVPEYLRNAASDAGSVVDYRDWHVPLGRRFRALKLWLVMRHYGLAGLRAYIREHVRLAGLVESWVRIEPRLELAAPRTMNLVVFRPTPRPGESPGATDARARALLDRLNASGKMYLTHTTLPPEVADGPPRFVLRLCIGAVSTREEHVREAWRLILDALE, encoded by the coding sequence GTGCCCCAGCACCAACCCCAACCCCAACCCGAGCTCATGCCCAAGGCCATGCCAGAGCCCCAGCCCGAGCCCATCCCGCACATGGCGCCCGAGGAGTTCCGGCGTCTGGGCGAGCGCCTGCTCGGCTGGATCGCCGACTACTGGACGCGCGTCGAGGGCTTGCCCGTCGCGTCGCGGGCCGCGCCCGGCGATGTGCTGCGCGCGCTCCCCGAGTTCCCGCCCGAAGCGGGCGAAGACCTGGCGGCGGCCTTGCTGGCCGATCTCGAGCGGATCGTGCTGCCGGGCCTCACGCACTGGCAGCACCCGATGTTCTTCGGCTTCTTCCCCGCGAACATCTCCGCCCCGTCGGTGCTGGGCGAGTTGCTCTCCGCGGGGCTCGGCGTGCAGGGCATGCTGTGGGCGACGAGCCCGGCCTGCACCGAGCTCGAGATGCGCGCGCTCGACTGGCTCGGGCACGCGCTGGGCCTGCCCGACGCGTTTCTGTTCCGCGGGGGCGGCGGGGGCGTCATCGACGGCACGGCGAGCGAGGCCGTCGTGAGCGCTATCACCGCGGCGCGGCACCGAGCGCTGCGGGCGCTCTCCGAGTCGTCCCGCCGCGACGCCGCCGGGCGCCTCACGCTGTACACGAGCACGCAGGCGCACTCGTCGATCGTGAAAGGCGCGATGGTGACGGGCCTGGCGCTCGACGCGGCCGATCGGGCGCGCGTCCGCCTCATCGACACCGATCCCGCCGGCGCGATGGACGCCGACGCGCTGGCCCGCGCGATCGACGCCGACCGCGCGGCCGGGCTCGTGCCGTTCTTCGTGTCCGCCACGCTCGGCACCACCGGCGCCACCGCCGTCGACCCGCTCGCGAGCATCGCCCGCGTGCTCGCCCGCCCGCCCGAACCCCGCCCCTGGCTGCACGTCGACGCGGCCCACGCCGGCGCGATGCTCGTCTGCCCGGAGTTCCGCTCGCCGGCGGCGGGTGTCGAGCACGCCGACTCGTTCACCTTCAACCCGCACAAGTGGCTCCTCACGAACTTCGACTGCAACTGCCTCTGGACGCGCGACCCGGCCTCGCTCACGGCGTCGCTCTCCATCGTGCCGGAGTATCTCCGCAACGCCGCGTCAGACGCTGGGAGCGTCGTCGATTATCGCGATTGGCACGTCCCGCTCGGGCGGCGCTTCCGCGCGCTCAAGCTGTGGCTCGTCATGCGCCACTACGGGCTCGCGGGGCTGCGTGCGTACATCCGCGAGCACGTGCGTCTGGCGGGGTTGGTCGAGTCCTGGGTGCGCATCGAGCCGCGCCTGGAACTCGCCGCCCCGCGCACGATGAACCTCGTCGTCTTCCGCCCGACGCCGCGCCCCGGCGAATCGCCCGGCGCCACCGACGCCCGCGCGCGGGCGCTGCTGGATCGTCTGAACGCGTCGGGCAAGATGTACCTGACGCACACGACGCTGCCGCCAGAGGTCGCGGACGGGCCGCCGCGCTTCGTGCTGCGCCTGTGCATCGGTGCCGTTTCGACGCGCGAAGAGCACGTGCGCGAGGCGTGGCGGCTGATCCTCGACGCGCTGGAATAG
- a CDS encoding FAD-dependent oxidoreductase, with amino-acid sequence MADTAPGHAGPDARQPAHAPRDPGRIVIIGAGPTGLGAGYRLKELGHANFEIFERHPYVGGLAHSFTDDAGFTWDIGGHVMFSHYTYYDRCFERLMGEEFTLNNRESWVRMMDRWVPYPFQNNVRYLPPQACYECLSGLIKAQHGKGRVPSPAAAANFGEFIDAVFGEGIAKYFMRPYNFKVWAYPPERMNKQWIGERVAVLDVDRALRNAILGTDDFGWGPNNQFKFPLRGGTGEFYRRFGPELGLSPDGRETPASHIRLNREVASIDHERREVTFRDGTRTTYDALLTTMPLDVLVGSVLRGAIPDRVRAAAAGLLHSSGYMVGIGLKSRTPGGGTPSTMSWMYFPEDNCPFYRVTYLSNYSPFMTPDKANYYSLLCEVSESEVKPTPGNAGKNPDAVIEDVIGGLERAGLLEPGERANIVSRWCYYADYSYPTPSVERDAILSEVIPWLESRGIYSRGRFGMWKYEVANTDHSLMQGVELADRLLLGQPETTIGMVYRVTDDGRNAASHERPAHAGSGEKRLAHVEVKPAPAGDVDAGDVGEDEVGMTGGARK; translated from the coding sequence ATGGCCGACACTGCACCCGGACACGCCGGGCCCGACGCCCGCCAGCCCGCACACGCCCCGCGCGATCCCGGCCGGATCGTGATCATCGGCGCCGGCCCCACGGGGCTGGGCGCGGGCTACCGCCTGAAGGAGCTCGGGCACGCGAACTTCGAGATCTTCGAGCGTCACCCGTACGTGGGCGGGCTCGCGCACAGCTTCACCGACGACGCCGGGTTCACGTGGGACATCGGCGGGCACGTCATGTTCAGCCACTACACGTACTACGACCGCTGCTTCGAGCGCCTCATGGGCGAGGAGTTCACGCTCAACAACCGCGAGTCGTGGGTCCGCATGATGGACCGCTGGGTGCCCTACCCCTTCCAGAACAACGTGCGCTACCTCCCGCCCCAGGCGTGCTACGAGTGCCTGAGCGGGCTCATCAAGGCGCAGCACGGCAAGGGACGCGTGCCCTCCCCCGCCGCCGCGGCCAACTTCGGCGAGTTCATCGACGCCGTTTTCGGCGAGGGCATCGCGAAGTACTTCATGCGCCCGTACAACTTCAAGGTCTGGGCCTACCCGCCCGAGCGCATGAACAAGCAGTGGATCGGCGAGCGCGTCGCGGTGCTCGACGTCGACCGCGCGCTCCGCAACGCCATCCTCGGCACCGACGACTTCGGCTGGGGCCCCAACAACCAGTTCAAGTTCCCCCTGCGGGGCGGCACGGGCGAGTTCTACCGGCGGTTCGGCCCGGAACTGGGCCTCTCGCCCGACGGGCGCGAGACCCCCGCCTCGCACATCCGCCTGAACCGCGAGGTCGCGTCGATCGACCACGAGCGCCGGGAGGTCACGTTCCGCGACGGCACGCGCACGACGTACGACGCGCTGCTCACGACCATGCCGCTCGACGTGCTCGTCGGCTCGGTCCTGCGCGGGGCGATCCCGGACCGGGTGCGCGCCGCCGCCGCGGGGCTGCTGCACTCGTCGGGCTACATGGTGGGGATCGGGCTCAAGAGCCGCACGCCCGGGGGCGGCACGCCCAGCACCATGAGCTGGATGTACTTCCCCGAGGACAACTGCCCCTTCTACCGCGTGACATACCTCTCGAACTACTCGCCCTTCATGACGCCCGACAAGGCGAACTACTACTCGCTGCTGTGCGAAGTCTCGGAGAGCGAGGTCAAGCCCACGCCCGGCAACGCCGGGAAGAACCCCGACGCGGTGATCGAAGACGTCATCGGCGGGCTGGAGCGCGCCGGGCTGCTGGAGCCGGGCGAGCGCGCGAACATCGTGAGCCGCTGGTGCTACTACGCCGACTACTCGTACCCCACGCCCAGCGTCGAGCGCGACGCGATCCTGAGCGAGGTCATCCCGTGGCTGGAGTCCCGCGGCATCTACTCGCGCGGGCGCTTTGGCATGTGGAAGTACGAGGTCGCCAACACCGACCACTCGCTCATGCAGGGTGTCGAGCTCGCCGACCGCCTGCTCCTGGGCCAGCCCGAGACGACCATCGGCATGGTCTACCGCGTGACCGACGACGGGCGCAACGCCGCGAGCCACGAACGCCCGGCGCACGCGGGCAGCGGCGAGAAGCGCCTCGCGCACGTCGAGGTGAAGCCCGCCCCCGCGGGTGATGTCGACGCCGGCGACGTGGGCGAAGACGAAGTGGGCATGACGGGCGGCGCGCGGAAGTAG
- a CDS encoding DUF58 domain-containing protein, with translation MASPDPRRAADERPPPEADPSMYLHPQTLARLSSFELRAKLIVEGISSGQHRSPYRGLSVEFAQHRPYVPGDDLRHLDWKVFGRTDKLYLKQHQQETNLDLMLLVDASGSMFYGSRSFADASGTGKAASVDGRATWSKFDHATALAAAIAYVTLGQGDRVGLMVFADEIRAIVRRSSSQSTWRQIVGALNQHPVDPAERARPTSLSRVIDQVRGKVTNRSIVVIASDLFMDPADLQTALARLRHAGHDVIVFQVLDKAEEEFAFTDSAPFVGLEGEAAVRIDPRGLRKAYLEVFRKHQAEVSRIVRGMNFDWETISTHDWLGPPLAAFIARRNAMLKRSSA, from the coding sequence ATGGCATCGCCCGACCCCCGCCGCGCCGCCGATGAACGTCCGCCCCCCGAGGCGGACCCGTCGATGTATCTGCACCCGCAGACGCTGGCGCGACTGTCGTCGTTCGAGCTGCGGGCGAAGCTGATCGTGGAAGGAATCTCGAGCGGGCAGCACCGCTCGCCCTACCGCGGGCTCTCGGTGGAGTTCGCGCAACACCGGCCCTATGTGCCCGGCGATGACCTGCGCCACCTGGATTGGAAGGTCTTCGGGCGGACGGACAAGCTGTATCTCAAGCAGCACCAGCAGGAGACGAACCTCGACCTGATGCTGCTGGTCGACGCGTCGGGGTCGATGTTCTACGGCAGCCGCAGCTTCGCGGACGCGTCGGGCACGGGGAAGGCGGCGAGCGTCGACGGGCGTGCGACGTGGAGCAAGTTCGACCACGCGACGGCCCTTGCGGCGGCGATCGCGTACGTGACGCTCGGGCAGGGCGACCGGGTGGGGCTGATGGTCTTCGCCGACGAGATCCGGGCGATCGTGCGCCGGTCGAGCAGCCAGAGCACGTGGCGCCAGATCGTGGGCGCGCTGAACCAGCACCCGGTGGACCCGGCGGAACGCGCCCGCCCCACGAGCCTCTCGCGCGTGATCGACCAGGTGCGCGGCAAGGTGACGAACCGCTCGATCGTGGTGATCGCCAGCGACCTGTTCATGGATCCGGCCGACCTGCAGACGGCCCTGGCGCGCCTGCGCCACGCCGGGCACGACGTGATCGTCTTCCAGGTGCTCGACAAGGCGGAAGAGGAGTTCGCGTTCACCGATAGCGCGCCGTTCGTGGGGCTCGAGGGCGAGGCGGCGGTGCGGATCGACCCGCGCGGGCTCCGCAAGGCGTACCTGGAGGTGTTCCGCAAGCACCAGGCGGAGGTCTCGCGCATCGTCCGGGGCATGAACTTCGACTGGGAGACCATCAGCACGCACGACTGGCTGGGACCGCCCCTGGCGGCGTTCATCGCGCGGCGCAACGCCATGCTCAAGCGGAGCTCGGCGTGA
- a CDS encoding BatA domain-containing protein: MNFLNPALAAAALACIAIPILIHILMRRRRRPVPWGAMRFLLEAYRRQRRRTNLEQLLLLATRCLLVAALALAVGKPVLGALAGRAAGGARTVVFVIDDGLASLAADGTGETDLARSKRRALEIIDTLDASRGDRVGVVTAGGPADAPVMPPTPEFAAAREVIAALPGTHARSDLAGALALAAGDAGAAGQAATSGDRVEVVVLSAFRAGSVSLETSPPRLPATGVALRATEPATAVVDDVAVVGVEPLRRVLLGAGAAAPTSTPVRVLLRRSGPGAGAAQTTRVVVGVEGPGADGASDGRARVVHTWSPGQSEASVSASVELPRGAASQGRIVLRADVDRDAIAPDDTFRRVVPVRDRLEVALVAPGAGRVGAAVNEYGSGDWLALALAPETDLGVRRRQAGEIRLSVFDPARPALPANTGLALHEVDAVLLPRPDLLDDAGWAEVARAWSNGAPVIVSAPEGVQTHLWGDALIARFGLDWTLPRESREMPDALGVVHTRADQGGILSLLNAEMPELLRGVAVRRVLGPQGPAGSFETLLALSDGTALLVSTSPPGGRAPIVYLGTAVHLEWTDLPTRPLMVPLVQELVRQSVGRAGGSVQSVAGLAPGLPQGAAELVRVGADAPGPALARVGPSGAIDPALRYAGLYSVRGGGGATVGMLAVNPDPAGAGVDVSGREGVERWLTQTGVAFEWLRDDAPGEAGEPRNGRTPDDTPPISPYLLGAAIALALVETVFARFFSHARVDDAPGGAA, from the coding sequence GTGAACTTCCTCAACCCCGCGTTGGCGGCGGCGGCGCTCGCCTGCATCGCGATCCCCATCCTCATCCACATCCTCATGCGCCGGCGGCGCCGCCCCGTGCCGTGGGGCGCGATGCGATTCCTGCTGGAGGCCTACCGGCGTCAGCGCCGGCGCACCAACCTGGAGCAACTGCTGCTGCTCGCGACGCGCTGCCTGCTGGTGGCGGCGCTGGCGCTCGCGGTCGGCAAGCCGGTGCTCGGGGCGTTGGCGGGGCGTGCCGCGGGCGGCGCGCGCACCGTGGTGTTCGTGATCGACGACGGGCTCGCGTCGCTCGCGGCGGACGGCACGGGGGAAACGGACCTGGCCCGGTCGAAGCGCCGCGCCCTGGAGATCATCGACACGCTCGACGCCTCGCGGGGCGATCGCGTGGGCGTGGTGACGGCCGGCGGCCCGGCCGACGCGCCGGTGATGCCCCCGACGCCCGAGTTCGCCGCGGCCCGCGAGGTCATCGCGGCGCTGCCCGGCACGCACGCCCGCTCGGATCTGGCGGGCGCCCTCGCGTTGGCGGCGGGCGACGCCGGCGCGGCGGGCCAGGCCGCCACGAGCGGGGATCGCGTGGAGGTCGTCGTGCTCTCGGCGTTCCGCGCGGGGTCGGTGTCGCTGGAAACCTCTCCGCCGCGCCTGCCGGCGACGGGCGTGGCGCTGCGGGCCACCGAGCCCGCGACGGCGGTGGTCGACGACGTGGCGGTCGTGGGCGTCGAGCCCCTGCGCCGGGTGCTGCTGGGGGCGGGCGCGGCGGCGCCGACGTCGACCCCGGTGCGCGTGCTGCTGCGGCGGTCGGGCCCGGGCGCGGGAGCCGCACAGACCACCCGCGTGGTGGTGGGCGTGGAAGGGCCGGGCGCCGACGGCGCGAGCGACGGGCGCGCCCGCGTGGTGCACACGTGGAGCCCCGGGCAGTCGGAGGCGAGCGTGTCGGCGTCTGTCGAACTGCCGCGCGGCGCGGCGTCGCAGGGGCGGATCGTCCTGCGCGCCGATGTCGACCGCGACGCCATCGCGCCCGACGACACGTTCCGTCGCGTCGTGCCCGTGCGCGACCGTCTGGAAGTGGCGCTTGTCGCCCCGGGCGCGGGGCGCGTCGGGGCCGCGGTGAACGAGTACGGCTCGGGCGACTGGCTGGCGCTCGCGCTCGCGCCCGAGACCGACCTGGGCGTGCGCCGGCGCCAGGCGGGTGAGATCCGCCTGAGCGTGTTCGATCCTGCGCGGCCCGCGCTCCCGGCGAACACGGGGCTGGCGCTGCACGAGGTCGACGCGGTGCTGCTCCCGCGCCCGGACCTGCTCGACGACGCCGGCTGGGCCGAGGTCGCGCGTGCGTGGTCGAACGGCGCGCCGGTGATCGTGAGCGCCCCCGAGGGCGTGCAGACGCACCTGTGGGGCGACGCGCTGATCGCCCGCTTCGGGCTGGATTGGACGCTGCCCCGCGAGTCGCGCGAGATGCCCGACGCCCTGGGCGTGGTGCACACGCGCGCGGACCAGGGCGGGATCCTGTCGCTGCTCAATGCCGAGATGCCCGAACTGCTGCGGGGCGTCGCGGTGCGCCGGGTGCTCGGCCCGCAAGGACCGGCCGGGTCGTTCGAGACGCTGCTCGCCCTGTCCGACGGCACGGCGTTGCTCGTGAGCACCAGCCCGCCCGGCGGGCGCGCGCCGATCGTGTACCTCGGCACGGCGGTGCACCTGGAATGGACCGACCTGCCGACCCGCCCGCTCATGGTCCCGCTGGTGCAGGAACTCGTCCGCCAGAGCGTGGGGCGCGCGGGCGGGTCCGTGCAGTCGGTCGCGGGCCTGGCGCCCGGCCTGCCGCAGGGTGCGGCGGAACTGGTGCGCGTCGGCGCGGACGCGCCCGGGCCGGCGCTCGCGCGCGTGGGCCCCTCCGGCGCGATCGACCCGGCCCTGCGCTACGCCGGGCTGTACAGCGTGCGTGGCGGCGGGGGCGCCACGGTCGGCATGCTCGCGGTGAACCCCGACCCGGCCGGGGCGGGCGTCGACGTCTCGGGGCGTGAGGGCGTCGAGCGCTGGCTCACGCAGACGGGTGTTGCGTTCGAGTGGCTGCGCGACGACGCCCCGGGCGAGGCGGGCGAGCCCCGCAACGGACGCACCCCCGACGACACGCCCCCGATCAGCCCGTACCTGCTGGGCGCCGCGATCGCGCTCGCGCTCGTCGAGACCGTGTTCGCCCGGTTCTTCAGCCATGCACGCGTGGACGACGCGCCCGGGGGTGCGGCGTGA
- a CDS encoding CCA tRNA nucleotidyltransferase has protein sequence MNPAHPDQPPHARVAATSIVRTLRDAGHLAYFAGGCVRDELLDLAPSDYDVATDATPDRVSALFPRSGEVGKSFGVVIVRLFGEVVEVATFRTDDSYSDRRRPDAVRFSTPEDDAQRRDYTVNALFLDPFGVPMAGIRAPRYGGAVIDYVGGMRDLDARVLRAVGDPHARLDEDHLRALRGARLAARLGFDIEPATAAAIRAHASQLAGVSRERIGDEVRRILLHPTRARGVALLQELALEPSVLEAPPQAPGTALAAPTPGALPRLAALPPDASVGLCLAAWALDRHADPSRVPSADLVRDWRRALCLSNDERDEVADTLRLLAVLRTDWDAMGVAPRKRAAASAAFGGALTLLAVESPSLGAARRADLAALAASGIAPPPLLGGDDLIALGARPGPAFRGVLDSVYDAQLEGRVATAAQARDLARELLGGSGVS, from the coding sequence GTGAACCCCGCGCATCCCGACCAACCCCCGCACGCGCGCGTCGCCGCCACGTCGATCGTCCGGACGCTCCGCGACGCCGGGCACCTCGCGTACTTCGCCGGCGGGTGCGTCCGCGATGAGCTGCTCGATCTCGCGCCCAGCGACTACGACGTCGCGACCGACGCCACGCCCGACCGCGTTTCGGCCTTGTTCCCCCGCTCGGGCGAGGTCGGCAAGTCGTTCGGCGTGGTGATCGTCCGGCTGTTCGGCGAGGTCGTCGAAGTCGCGACCTTCCGCACCGACGACTCGTACTCCGACCGTCGCCGCCCAGACGCCGTGCGCTTCTCCACGCCCGAGGACGACGCCCAACGCCGCGACTACACCGTCAACGCGCTGTTCCTCGACCCCTTCGGCGTGCCGATGGCGGGCATCCGCGCGCCCCGTTACGGCGGGGCGGTGATCGACTACGTCGGGGGCATGCGCGACCTCGACGCCCGCGTGCTCCGGGCCGTCGGAGACCCGCACGCACGCCTCGACGAAGACCACCTGCGGGCGTTGCGGGGTGCGCGCCTGGCGGCCCGGCTGGGGTTCGACATCGAGCCCGCCACGGCAGCGGCGATCCGCGCACACGCCTCGCAACTCGCCGGCGTCAGCCGCGAACGCATCGGCGACGAGGTCCGGCGGATCCTGCTGCACCCCACCCGCGCCCGGGGCGTGGCGCTCTTGCAGGAACTCGCGCTGGAGCCGAGCGTGCTGGAGGCGCCGCCGCAAGCCCCCGGCACGGCCCTGGCCGCCCCGACACCCGGCGCGCTCCCGCGCCTCGCGGCACTCCCACCGGATGCGTCGGTCGGGCTGTGCCTGGCGGCGTGGGCGCTCGACCGCCACGCGGACCCGTCGCGGGTCCCCAGCGCCGACCTCGTCCGCGACTGGCGCCGCGCCCTGTGCCTGAGCAACGACGAACGCGACGAAGTCGCCGACACCCTGCGCCTCCTCGCGGTGCTCCGCACCGACTGGGACGCCATGGGTGTGGCGCCGCGCAAGCGTGCGGCGGCGTCGGCGGCGTTCGGCGGGGCGCTCACGCTCCTCGCGGTCGAGTCCCCATCGCTCGGGGCCGCCCGCCGGGCGGATCTCGCCGCCCTGGCCGCCAGTGGCATCGCCCCCCCGCCCCTGCTGGGCGGCGACGACCTGATCGCCCTGGGCGCCCGCCCGGGCCCGGCCTTCCGCGGGGTCCTGGACAGCGTCTACGACGCCCAGTTGGAAGGGCGGGTGGCGACCGCGGCCCAGGCGCGCGACCTCGCGCGGGAACTGTTGGGCGGATCAGGCGTCTCATAG
- a CDS encoding M3 family oligoendopeptidase: MTTFVPAEVDATTFPPLEPLFRDLLERPVTSPGALEAWLLDRGELIAAVGEGRSRLYIAMTCRTGESQTQEAFTRYLEDVAPRLSPLFFELDTRLVDLERAHRLDEARYAVLLRNARADVAIFRPENVPLVTEIDKLAQQYDQVCGAMTVEFDGQTRTPSQMARYLELPERATRERAWRSVAERRLNDRERVDAIYDELVALRTRVARNAGFDTYTPYAFAQLHRFDYGVAACERFHEAVEREIVPLVRRLEAQRARTLGVQTLRPWDLAVDVKGRPPLRPFDTGADLIARMRTVFRRLDPRLGELFERLGDGTESVRSDADVGRVRLDLDSRPGKAPGGYQSMLHRSRVPFIFMNAAGLQRDVMIMAHEAGHAFHSMLCEHEPLVEYRDAPIEFAEVASMAMELLSMRHWGPLGPGRAFYDDDESFRRAQRDQLQQTISRLPWIATIDAFQHWVYANPGHTRDARTAQWLALDARFGSSVSWEGLEPARDAAWQRQGHLFSYPFYYIEYAIAQLGALQLWLDAVEKDEADAIGRYTSALALGGSRPLPELFARAGLPFDFGPEIVSRLAEGVERHLERLPE; the protein is encoded by the coding sequence ATGACGACGTTCGTGCCCGCCGAGGTCGACGCGACCACGTTCCCGCCCCTGGAGCCCCTGTTCCGCGACCTGCTCGAGCGCCCGGTGACATCGCCGGGCGCGCTCGAGGCGTGGCTGCTGGATCGGGGCGAACTGATCGCCGCGGTGGGCGAAGGGCGTTCGCGCCTGTACATCGCGATGACCTGCCGCACGGGCGAGTCGCAGACGCAGGAGGCGTTCACGCGCTACCTGGAGGACGTGGCCCCGCGACTGTCGCCGCTGTTCTTCGAGCTCGACACGCGCCTGGTCGACCTGGAGCGGGCGCACCGGCTCGACGAGGCGCGCTACGCGGTGCTGCTGCGCAACGCCCGGGCCGACGTCGCGATCTTCCGCCCGGAGAACGTCCCGCTCGTCACCGAGATCGACAAGCTCGCGCAGCAGTACGACCAGGTCTGCGGCGCGATGACGGTGGAGTTCGACGGGCAGACCCGCACGCCCTCGCAGATGGCCCGGTACCTCGAACTGCCCGAGCGCGCGACGCGTGAGCGCGCGTGGCGGAGCGTGGCGGAGCGCCGTCTGAACGACCGCGAGCGCGTCGACGCGATCTACGACGAGCTCGTCGCGCTGCGGACGCGCGTCGCGCGCAACGCGGGGTTCGATACGTACACGCCCTACGCGTTCGCGCAGCTCCACCGCTTCGACTACGGCGTCGCCGCGTGTGAGCGCTTCCACGAGGCGGTGGAGCGCGAGATCGTCCCGCTCGTGCGCCGGCTGGAGGCGCAGCGGGCGCGGACGCTGGGGGTGCAGACGCTGCGCCCGTGGGACCTCGCGGTCGACGTCAAGGGCCGCCCGCCGCTGCGCCCGTTCGACACCGGCGCCGACCTCATCGCGCGGATGCGGACGGTGTTCCGCCGGCTGGACCCGCGCCTGGGCGAGCTGTTCGAGCGCCTGGGCGACGGGACGGAATCCGTGCGGAGCGACGCGGACGTGGGGCGTGTGCGGCTCGACCTCGACAGCCGCCCGGGCAAGGCGCCGGGCGGATACCAGTCGATGCTGCACCGCTCGCGCGTGCCGTTCATCTTCATGAACGCGGCCGGGCTGCAGCGCGACGTGATGATCATGGCCCACGAGGCGGGGCACGCGTTCCACTCGATGCTCTGCGAGCACGAGCCGCTGGTGGAGTACCGCGATGCGCCGATCGAGTTCGCGGAGGTCGCGAGCATGGCGATGGAGCTGCTCTCGATGCGCCACTGGGGCCCGCTGGGCCCGGGGCGCGCGTTCTACGACGACGACGAGTCGTTCCGGCGCGCGCAGCGCGACCAACTGCAGCAGACCATCTCTCGCCTCCCGTGGATCGCGACCATCGACGCCTTCCAGCACTGGGTCTACGCGAACCCGGGGCACACGCGCGACGCGCGCACCGCGCAGTGGCTCGCGCTCGACGCGCGCTTCGGCTCCTCGGTCTCGTGGGAGGGCCTGGAGCCCGCGCGCGACGCGGCGTGGCAACGCCAGGGGCACCTGTTCTCGTACCCGTTCTACTACATCGAGTACGCCATCGCGCAGCTCGGGGCCCTGCAGCTCTGGCTCGACGCCGTCGAGAAGGACGAGGCCGACGCGATCGGACGCTACACGAGCGCGCTGGCGCTGGGGGGCAGCCGCCCGCTGCCCGAGCTGTTCGCGCGCGCGGGGCTGCCGTTCGACTTCGGGCCAGAGATCGTCTCACGGCTGGCCGAGGGCGTCGAGCGTCACCTCGAACGCCTGCCGGAGTAG
- a CDS encoding carboxymuconolactone decarboxylase family protein: protein MSQQPAPGTSRYDAFQAYRTKMNARITGDDAARAAAGASRPDGSVAPGGTLVTKRFFSLDHQTYAAGALDVKTKELLGLVASTVLRCDDCIAYHVDQCVKVGVTDEELWEAFDVALIVGGSIVIPHLRRGVEFLDQARQPRT from the coding sequence ATGAGCCAGCAGCCCGCTCCCGGCACGTCCCGCTACGACGCCTTTCAGGCGTACCGCACGAAGATGAACGCCCGCATCACGGGCGACGACGCCGCCCGCGCCGCGGCGGGTGCATCGCGCCCCGACGGCTCGGTCGCGCCCGGCGGCACGCTCGTGACGAAGCGGTTTTTCTCGCTCGATCACCAGACCTACGCCGCGGGCGCACTCGATGTGAAGACCAAGGAACTGCTCGGCCTCGTCGCCTCCACGGTCCTCCGCTGCGACGACTGCATCGCGTACCACGTCGACCAGTGCGTGAAGGTCGGCGTCACCGACGAGGAACTGTGGGAGGCCTTCGACGTCGCGCTCATCGTCGGCGGGTCGATCGTGATCCCCCACCTCCGCCGCGGCGTGGAGTTCCTCGACCAGGCACGCCAGCCCAGAACCTAA